In a single window of the Streptomyces sp. HUAS ZL42 genome:
- a CDS encoding PA domain-containing protein: MGRAMGRARLRVRIVGCLAAVGLVAGAFAGVAHAHDGVSADDGGIDNAGATHDHHSQQHGGDEGHLPAGSENVRLVSKLGLKNVEPEKIADVGVFKGYSYLAAWGGATCKYNGVHVVDIRKPATPKEVAFIQAKEGSYPGEGIQALHIDTPYFNGDLLVSNNEKCKENAGFGGMNLYDVTDPAHPTPLAEGVGDHTVMGQGKKDANDIHSVFAWDAGDKAYAVIVDNEEGPDVDIVDITNPKKAKVIAEYDLDETFPQIVQDAPANLSEIFLHDMVVKEIGGRQIMLASYWDGGYVTLDVTDPTKAAYLGDSDFAALDPEALESGFRVAPEGNAHQAEFTGDNKYIVGADEDFGPYALSARNLTDDTALTASQGSNTKRLEEGQTITGDSVFVGRACPGDPAVPAGDPNAVDIAVVERGVCTFTEKVAGVIAAGGYDAVLVFNRTGTDACDQTLGMSVEGDIPTFGVAPRGQGFAIFGQPYDDAACMAGTGPAQLPVPLGTKGDRLTFSSYFDGWGYAHLYRNESGKFTELDTYAVPEAHDPAHATGFGDLSIHEVAASEKRSDLLYFSYYAAGLRVAKIVDDEIVEVGHYIDAGGNNFWGAQVFESGGKEYVAASDRDHGLYIFEYTGGL; encoded by the coding sequence ATGGGAAGAGCCATGGGCAGAGCGAGGCTCCGCGTACGCATCGTGGGCTGTCTCGCCGCCGTTGGACTCGTCGCCGGTGCGTTCGCCGGTGTCGCCCACGCACATGACGGTGTCTCCGCCGACGACGGCGGTATCGACAACGCCGGGGCCACACACGATCACCACAGCCAACAGCACGGTGGTGACGAGGGCCATCTCCCCGCCGGAAGCGAGAACGTCCGGCTCGTCAGCAAACTCGGCCTGAAGAACGTCGAACCCGAGAAGATCGCCGACGTCGGCGTCTTCAAGGGGTATTCCTACCTCGCCGCCTGGGGCGGCGCCACCTGCAAGTACAACGGCGTGCACGTGGTGGACATCCGCAAGCCCGCCACGCCCAAGGAGGTCGCCTTCATCCAGGCGAAGGAGGGCAGTTACCCCGGCGAGGGCATCCAGGCCCTGCACATCGACACTCCGTACTTCAACGGCGATTTGCTGGTCAGCAACAACGAGAAGTGCAAGGAGAACGCCGGCTTCGGCGGAATGAACCTCTACGACGTGACCGACCCGGCGCATCCGACCCCGCTCGCCGAGGGCGTCGGCGACCACACGGTCATGGGCCAGGGAAAGAAGGACGCCAACGACATCCACAGCGTCTTCGCCTGGGACGCGGGCGACAAGGCGTACGCGGTGATCGTCGACAACGAAGAGGGCCCGGACGTCGACATCGTCGACATCACCAACCCCAAGAAGGCCAAGGTCATCGCCGAGTACGACCTCGACGAAACCTTCCCGCAGATCGTCCAGGACGCCCCGGCCAACCTCAGCGAGATCTTCCTGCACGACATGGTCGTCAAGGAGATCGGCGGTCGGCAGATCATGCTCGCCTCCTACTGGGACGGCGGGTACGTCACCCTCGACGTGACCGACCCGACCAAGGCCGCCTACCTCGGCGACAGCGACTTCGCCGCGCTCGACCCCGAGGCGCTGGAGAGCGGATTCCGGGTGGCGCCCGAAGGCAACGCCCACCAGGCGGAGTTCACGGGCGACAACAAGTACATCGTCGGCGCCGACGAGGACTTCGGGCCGTACGCGCTCAGCGCCCGCAACCTCACCGACGACACCGCACTCACGGCGAGCCAGGGCAGCAACACCAAGCGCCTGGAGGAGGGCCAGACCATCACGGGCGACTCCGTGTTCGTGGGCCGTGCCTGCCCGGGTGACCCGGCGGTTCCCGCCGGTGACCCGAACGCCGTGGACATCGCCGTCGTCGAGCGCGGCGTGTGTACCTTCACGGAGAAGGTCGCAGGCGTCATCGCCGCGGGCGGCTACGACGCCGTGCTCGTCTTCAACCGCACCGGCACGGACGCCTGCGACCAGACGCTCGGCATGAGCGTCGAGGGCGACATCCCGACGTTCGGCGTCGCTCCGCGCGGCCAGGGCTTCGCCATCTTCGGACAGCCCTACGACGACGCGGCCTGCATGGCTGGAACCGGTCCGGCGCAACTGCCCGTGCCGCTCGGCACCAAGGGCGACCGGCTGACCTTCTCCTCGTACTTCGACGGCTGGGGCTACGCGCACCTCTACCGCAACGAGAGCGGCAAGTTCACCGAGTTGGACACGTACGCGGTTCCCGAGGCGCACGACCCGGCCCACGCGACCGGATTCGGTGACCTGTCCATCCACGAGGTGGCCGCCTCCGAGAAGCGGAGCGACCTGCTCTACTTCTCGTACTACGCGGCCGGTCTGCGGGTCGCGAAGATCGTCGACGACGAGATCGTCGAGGTTGGTCACTACATCGACGCAGGCGGCAACAACTTCTGGGGCGCCCAGGTCTTCGAGTCCGGCGGCAAGGAGTACGTCGCCGCCTCCGACCGCGACCACGGGCTCTACATCTTCGAGTACACCGGAGGACTGTGA
- a CDS encoding phosphate ABC transporter ATP-binding protein: protein MEPDGGGFVFDGVVVERGGVRALDGFSAEIPGQGVTAVFGPSGSGKSTLLRLCNRLEVPAEGRVSFRGDDLAGLDPLRLRRRVGMVFQRPTPFPGSVEDNLRAAVPDADGAGMEKALAGAALDGSWLGRDVTELSGGEAQRVCMARTLITQPEALLLDEPTSALDASATDALEQAVRRLVEGGLTALWVTHDMAQVRRIADRVLHIEHGRCVGIEPVARPSRVEEVTP from the coding sequence ATGGAACCGGACGGCGGCGGCTTCGTCTTCGACGGGGTCGTGGTGGAGCGCGGTGGCGTGCGCGCCCTGGACGGGTTCTCGGCGGAGATCCCCGGACAGGGCGTGACCGCGGTGTTCGGGCCGTCCGGGTCCGGCAAGTCCACGCTGCTGAGGCTGTGCAACCGCCTGGAGGTACCGGCAGAGGGCCGGGTGTCGTTCCGGGGAGACGACCTCGCCGGCCTCGATCCGCTGCGGCTGCGCAGACGGGTGGGCATGGTCTTCCAGCGGCCCACGCCGTTCCCCGGCAGCGTCGAGGACAACCTGCGCGCCGCCGTGCCGGACGCGGATGGGGCCGGGATGGAGAAGGCCCTGGCCGGTGCCGCGCTGGACGGCTCGTGGCTGGGGCGGGACGTGACCGAGCTGTCCGGCGGCGAGGCCCAGCGGGTGTGCATGGCCCGCACGCTCATCACGCAGCCGGAGGCGCTGCTGCTGGACGAGCCCACCTCCGCGTTGGACGCGTCCGCCACCGACGCGCTCGAACAGGCCGTACGCCGTCTCGTGGAGGGCGGCCTGACCGCGCTGTGGGTCACCCACGACATGGCCCAGGTACGGCGGATCGCGGACCGGGTCCTGCACATCGAGCACGGCCGGTGCGTCGGCATCGAACCGGTCGCCCGCCCGTCGCGGGTGGAGGAGGTGACGCCGTGA